One Gemmatimonadaceae bacterium genomic window carries:
- a CDS encoding Hsp20 family protein, producing the protein MAREKGNQQRQENLNKGPGTTPGKPSQTTAKSEIGGERGDRQRAIETGREVGMATGVTPRPATSPAYGPGASPFIAGAFPLMRRMAENMDQLFENFGFDRTGLALAPTFGAGLDRDFWRDLSAFGQAAWTPQVETFRRGDNLVVRTDLPGLRKEDVKVEIDDGMLTISGERSEEHQEERDDFYRTERSYGRFYRTLPLPEGVNADKCEAAFKDGVLELTLPAPKQPERKAKQVQIH; encoded by the coding sequence ATGGCACGCGAAAAAGGAAACCAGCAGCGACAGGAGAACTTGAATAAAGGTCCGGGCACAACACCCGGCAAACCGTCCCAGACCACAGCCAAGTCGGAGATTGGCGGCGAGCGTGGCGATCGTCAGCGTGCGATCGAAACGGGACGCGAAGTTGGCATGGCCACGGGCGTTACGCCTCGGCCTGCAACATCACCGGCCTACGGACCGGGCGCGAGCCCATTCATCGCAGGTGCGTTCCCGCTGATGCGGCGCATGGCCGAGAACATGGATCAGCTTTTCGAGAACTTCGGCTTCGACCGCACCGGCCTGGCGCTGGCGCCGACGTTCGGCGCAGGTCTGGACCGCGACTTCTGGCGCGACTTATCCGCATTCGGGCAAGCCGCGTGGACGCCTCAAGTGGAGACTTTCCGTCGCGGCGACAATCTCGTCGTCCGCACCGATCTTCCGGGTCTCAGGAAGGAGGACGTGAAAGTCGAGATCGACGACGGCATGTTGACGATCTCAGGCGAGCGCTCCGAGGAGCATCAGGAGGAGCGGGACGACTTCTACCGTACTGAACGGAGCTACGGCCGGTTCTATCGGACACTTCCGCTTCCGGAAGGCGTCAATGCGGATAAGTGCGAGGCGGCATTCAAGGACGGCGTGCTGGAGTTGACGCTTCCGGCGCCAAAACAGCCGGAACGGAAGGCGAAGCAGGTTCAGATCCACTGA